One window of Flavobacterium dauae genomic DNA carries:
- a CDS encoding alkaline phosphatase, whose product MKRRSFFKLGSLAALGSTLVNPIDTFAGTNNISINSTNKKAKNIIFMVSDGMSSGTLNLANIYSNRILGKSTNWLQLYTDNKVSRGIMDMASASSIVTDSAAASSSWGGGARVNNGSLNISPSGKENMPIWQKFKAKDKKAGCVTTVPITHATPAGFTVTMKSRNDQSAIAEEYLRIGYDVLLGGGQKYFDAEHRKDKKDMYSAFSKQNYVVAKTKSDLKSIDKSKKLLGVFDFDALPYQIDRKQSTELTNNIPTLAEMTEIAIDQMKDYKEGFVLQVESGKVDWAAHANDVSALIHEQLQFDEAIAVAMKFAEQDKNTLVVITTDHGNANPGLIYGKYANEHFDSLAKYNFTNEYILNNIKNNQSESQIKEFIKSLINVELSDEETKTIASYYNGLKKGDDGLYNYKHLPFNAFAEIQKKYNSVGWISMDHSADYVEVAMFGPGNHLHKPFMKNTDMHYLLLEAAEIENKF is encoded by the coding sequence ATGAAAAGAAGAAGTTTTTTTAAGCTGGGAAGCTTGGCTGCATTGGGCTCAACATTGGTAAATCCAATTGATACTTTTGCAGGAACTAATAATATATCAATAAATTCAACCAATAAAAAAGCCAAAAATATTATTTTTATGGTAAGCGACGGAATGAGTTCCGGAACCTTAAACCTTGCCAATATTTACTCAAATAGAATTTTAGGCAAAAGCACAAATTGGTTACAACTTTACACAGATAACAAAGTTTCACGAGGAATTATGGATATGGCTTCGGCTTCGTCAATCGTTACCGATTCTGCTGCGGCAAGTTCTTCTTGGGGCGGCGGTGCACGCGTAAATAACGGTTCGTTAAACATTAGTCCGTCTGGCAAAGAAAATATGCCTATTTGGCAAAAATTCAAAGCAAAAGATAAAAAAGCCGGCTGTGTTACAACGGTTCCAATTACGCACGCAACGCCCGCCGGTTTTACGGTTACTATGAAAAGTAGAAACGATCAGTCTGCAATTGCCGAAGAATATTTGCGAATTGGTTACGACGTTTTGTTGGGCGGTGGACAAAAATATTTTGATGCCGAGCATCGTAAAGACAAGAAAGATATGTATTCGGCTTTTTCAAAACAAAATTATGTAGTAGCAAAAACTAAGTCCGATTTAAAAAGTATAGATAAATCTAAAAAATTGTTGGGAGTTTTTGATTTTGATGCACTTCCGTATCAAATCGATCGAAAACAATCAACAGAATTAACGAACAATATTCCGACTTTGGCTGAAATGACAGAAATCGCCATCGATCAAATGAAAGATTATAAAGAAGGATTTGTATTGCAGGTTGAATCTGGAAAGGTTGATTGGGCGGCACACGCAAACGATGTTTCGGCATTGATTCACGAGCAATTACAGTTTGATGAAGCCATTGCGGTTGCAATGAAATTTGCCGAGCAAGATAAAAATACATTGGTTGTAATTACAACCGATCACGGAAATGCAAATCCTGGATTAATTTACGGTAAATATGCCAACGAACATTTTGACAGTCTGGCGAAATACAATTTTACCAACGAATATATTTTAAACAATATTAAGAATAATCAATCCGAAAGCCAGATTAAAGAGTTTATTAAAAGTTTAATAAATGTTGAATTGAGCGATGAAGAAACTAAAACAATAGCATCGTACTACAACGGATTAAAAAAAGGCGATGACGGATTGTACAATTACAAACATTTGCCTTTTAATGCTTTTGCCGAAATTCAGAAAAAATACAACTCCGTTGGATGGATTTCTATGGATCACTCTGCAGATTATGTAGAAGTGGCTATGTTTGGTCCGGGAAATCATTTGCATAAACCGTTTATGAAAAATACCGATATGCACTATTTATTGTTAGAAGCTGCCGAAATTGAAAATAAGTTTTAG